The sequence below is a genomic window from Spiroplasma gladiatoris.
TTAGTTCATATCCTTGTACAAGTTATTTTAAAAGCACTTATGAATATTTATTTAAAAAAATAGGTAGTTATGGGGCTACTTTGGTAATTAGTGCATGTACTAAATATTGTTACTATACTACAATTCGCTTTTGAAAAGTATTTAACTCTACTTTTTCGAATAAAAATATTAACGATAAAAATATTGCAAGAATTTTTGATGTTATGCAAAGAACTTCTTTAGATGCAATTGAAGGTATTATTGAAAAAGCAATTTTATTAACCGAGGGAATTGATATTGTTCCATATAAACACCATTTGTTAGTTGAAGAAATTATTGATATTGGAGATGATTTCACTTATCACTGAAGCAAAATGTTAGATCAAGTTGTAGATTTAACTCTTGAAGCTTATATGTTTCAAAAGGATATGAATCAAGAAAGCAGCTCGTTTTCTCAAGAGTTTTTTAAAAATCAACAAGAAAGTGATTTTGATGACTTTTTTGAAAAAACAAAAACAATGGTATTTAATGATGAAGTGAATGACGCTTTTAATTATTTTGGAATCTCAAAACTTGATTCACCTCAAGAGTTTAAAAAAATTTATCGCAAATTAGCTAAACAATTTCATCCAGATGTAAATCCAGATCCTTACGCAGCACAAGAAATGAAAAAAATTAATATGTTTAAAACAATTGTAGAACAGTATTATGAAAAATATGAAATAGTTTAGGAGAAATATTATTATGGATAAAAATATTTGACAAAATTTATTAAATTCTTCTAATGAACTGGTTAAAAATTTTGATAAAGAAAATTTAGTTAATATTGTAAAAGATTTTAGTGAAAGTTTAGTTGCTTTTAGTGAAATATACTCAAAAAATCGTGAAGAGTTTTACAAGTTTA
It includes:
- a CDS encoding DnaJ domain-containing protein gives rise to the protein MGWKKEFKKFQKEFNKKNSFYNNSIEESSFIDWVRASQDVYYWTVENLLVMIENFNNKIKDNLKNIIWPDKYSENYFWDFTNFGFSEEFSSYPCTSYFKSTYEYLFKKIGSYGATLVISACTKYCYYTTIRFWKVFNSTFSNKNINDKNIARIFDVMQRTSLDAIEGIIEKAILLTEGIDIVPYKHHLLVEEIIDIGDDFTYHWSKMLDQVVDLTLEAYMFQKDMNQESSSFSQEFFKNQQESDFDDFFEKTKTMVFNDEVNDAFNYFGISKLDSPQEFKKIYRKLAKQFHPDVNPDPYAAQEMKKINMFKTIVEQYYEKYEIV